A genomic stretch from Shewanella woodyi ATCC 51908 includes:
- a CDS encoding LysR family transcriptional regulator, producing MNWSLYQLEAFVLSVKYGSFSAAARKLGRAQSRISTAIGHLEDDLGFELFDRSARLPVLTPCGEDMFIEAQAVLQQCQRLESRAMTLSTGQEISLTVAMDEAVPINAFESLFEQVSIKFPLLKLTIINGSQDDIGLWVDEGKADMGILFHSRNELPESLEFMSIGQFKQSLIVSVNHPLAQFSAPKIKELNQHRQLVIRDRMGDKQAKALAANHWYIDSYYYMTALVIRGVGWALVPEHIANSEWYSDDIVTLSTEHIPSPLLVEIGVVNRRDQAYGPVMEWIFLEIESMFKNKVNNYSNKSESP from the coding sequence GTGAATTGGAGTCTGTACCAGCTGGAAGCTTTTGTTCTATCGGTGAAATATGGCTCGTTCTCGGCGGCAGCAAGAAAGCTGGGGAGAGCACAGTCACGAATTAGCACTGCCATTGGTCACCTTGAAGATGATCTGGGTTTTGAGCTGTTTGATCGAAGTGCCAGGCTTCCTGTTTTGACCCCTTGCGGTGAAGATATGTTTATTGAGGCCCAAGCGGTACTGCAGCAGTGCCAGCGTCTTGAGTCCCGCGCTATGACGTTATCAACGGGGCAGGAGATAAGCCTGACGGTTGCCATGGATGAGGCGGTGCCGATCAATGCATTTGAGTCTCTGTTTGAGCAGGTATCGATCAAGTTTCCACTGTTAAAGCTTACTATCATCAATGGTTCACAAGATGATATTGGCTTGTGGGTTGATGAGGGGAAGGCCGATATGGGCATCTTATTTCACTCTCGCAACGAACTGCCTGAGTCGTTGGAATTTATGTCCATTGGCCAGTTTAAACAGTCTTTGATTGTGTCGGTAAATCATCCTCTTGCTCAGTTTTCGGCACCTAAAATTAAAGAGTTAAACCAGCACAGACAGCTAGTGATCCGTGACCGAATGGGAGATAAGCAGGCAAAAGCACTCGCTGCTAACCATTGGTATATCGACAGCTACTACTATATGACAGCTCTGGTTATTCGTGGAGTGGGTTGGGCGCTCGTTCCTGAGCATATCGCTAATAGTGAGTGGTATTCAGATGACATTGTGACCCTATCAACAGAGCATATCCCCTCCCCATTATTGGTTGAAATAGGCGTTGTTAATCGGCGGGATCAAGCTTATGGTCCTGTAATGGAGTGGATCTTTTTAGAAATTGAGTCCATGTTTAAGAATAAAGTGAATAATTACAGCAACAAGTCGGAATCTCCTTAA
- a CDS encoding 23S rRNA (adenine(2030)-N(6))-methyltransferase RlmJ → MLSYRHGYHAGNYADVLKHSVLLQVLKLMHKKPTPFAYIDTHAGAGGYALTDQFSQKTGEYLEGVAKLWGKEDLPEPLAEYIADVAHFNQGKSELSFYPGSPAFVDMNRHEKERMVLHELHGADHALLEEQFTGDRYIRVVKDDGLKGLIAAVPPRERRGVILVDPSYEIKTDYQDVPNAIIKAHKKFATGVYMLWYPVVNRAQTEGMLKILAQSGIKNQLRIEQAIRADSDEFGMTAAGLWIINPPWQLDTKASEILEYLSPVLNQGGGKITIKQEVPE, encoded by the coding sequence ATGCTGAGTTATCGCCACGGTTACCATGCAGGCAATTATGCCGATGTATTAAAGCACTCTGTTTTACTGCAAGTGCTAAAACTGATGCACAAGAAGCCAACACCTTTTGCCTATATCGATACTCACGCCGGCGCTGGCGGTTATGCGCTCACGGATCAGTTTTCCCAAAAGACAGGTGAATATTTAGAGGGCGTGGCTAAGTTATGGGGAAAAGAGGATCTGCCTGAGCCACTGGCTGAATACATTGCAGATGTGGCTCACTTTAACCAAGGCAAATCGGAGCTCTCTTTCTATCCTGGCTCGCCAGCATTTGTCGATATGAACCGCCATGAAAAAGAGCGCATGGTGCTCCATGAACTTCACGGTGCTGACCATGCTCTGCTTGAGGAGCAGTTCACTGGTGACCGCTATATTCGTGTCGTCAAAGATGATGGCTTAAAGGGGCTAATCGCTGCAGTTCCTCCTCGTGAGCGACGCGGGGTTATCTTAGTTGATCCAAGTTATGAGATAAAAACTGATTATCAAGATGTGCCCAATGCAATTATCAAGGCCCACAAGAAGTTTGCGACCGGGGTGTACATGCTTTGGTATCCGGTGGTTAACCGCGCACAAACAGAGGGTATGCTAAAAATTCTCGCTCAAAGCGGCATTAAAAATCAGCTTAGGATCGAACAAGCGATCAGAGCCGACAGCGACGAATTTGGTATGACAGCAGCAGGCTTGTGGATCATTAATCCACCTTGGCAGCTCGATACTAAGGCAAGTGAGATACTTGAGTATCTCTCACCTGTGTTAAATCAAGGCGGTGGCAAAATCACCATTAAGCAGGAAGTGCCTGAGTAA
- a CDS encoding nuclear transport factor 2 family protein: MQTGLEQQLIELELYLLKSEVRSSVEELASLIHDDFLEFGGSGIRFGKEEVLMRLPKERCPEFCATDFELRVLTPDLAQLLYRASMIKPDEFITRYSLRSSLWKRSGDNWQMIFHQGTPCEAF, translated from the coding sequence ATGCAAACAGGCTTAGAGCAACAACTTATAGAGCTTGAGCTTTATCTGCTTAAGTCTGAAGTAAGATCTTCGGTAGAGGAGCTTGCTAGCTTGATCCACGATGATTTTTTAGAGTTTGGTGGCTCTGGAATTCGCTTTGGCAAGGAGGAGGTATTGATGAGGCTGCCTAAAGAGAGGTGTCCAGAGTTTTGCGCTACCGACTTTGAGTTAAGGGTGTTAACGCCAGATCTGGCACAACTACTTTATCGTGCATCCATGATTAAACCCGATGAGTTTATTACCCGCTACTCTCTGCGCAGCTCCCTTTGGAAGAGAAGTGGAGACAATTGGCAGATGATTTTTCATCAGGGCACGCCCTGTGAAGCATTTTAA
- a CDS encoding MATE family efflux transporter, which translates to MHSYQSPSDQTSSSISRTFWRYAIPSVAAMLVNGLYQIVDGIFIGQYVGYQGLAGINMAWPIIYIFAGIGLMIGMGSGSLLSINRGENSLTGDDKKLVSTKVNNTLASALLLVIGFGLIGSIVLNLSVDTLLLMQGGSGQTLLMAQQYTTPFTWSLVFTILAAAIPILVRNDESPNIATGLMVMGACLNIVLDYLLIVQFNMALQGAAIATISAQISVSILGIGYFISSKTDFKFNASAFIFSPKLAGKIMILGASSFVMYLYTSFVFALHNRLFMEYGSSLTVGAFAIVGYLMVLYYFVAEGLGEGMQPPVSFFFGAREPKNIKRMFQLAAKVSISAGLLWVLILNLFPEAIIGLFNSEDRALMTETIVGIQLHLFAMFLDGFVVLAIMYFMAVNQGGRSLWISVGNMVVQLPFLFILPKVFGINGVWLAMPVSNLVIFAVVAPMVWRHLNSAIESGRELSTA; encoded by the coding sequence ATGCACAGCTATCAATCACCATCAGATCAGACATCAAGCTCAATCAGCCGAACATTTTGGCGCTACGCCATTCCTTCGGTCGCGGCGATGCTGGTCAACGGTCTATATCAAATTGTTGATGGTATTTTTATTGGCCAGTACGTTGGCTACCAAGGGCTAGCAGGTATCAATATGGCTTGGCCTATCATCTATATTTTTGCTGGTATTGGCCTAATGATAGGCATGGGTTCAGGCAGCTTACTCTCCATCAATCGCGGTGAGAATAGCCTAACTGGCGATGATAAAAAATTAGTATCAACCAAAGTAAATAACACCTTAGCCAGCGCCCTTCTGCTCGTTATTGGCTTTGGATTAATCGGCTCTATAGTATTAAATTTGAGTGTCGACACCCTTTTGCTCATGCAAGGCGGTAGCGGGCAAACCCTACTGATGGCGCAGCAATACACCACCCCATTTACTTGGTCTTTGGTTTTTACAATTCTTGCAGCTGCTATCCCTATTCTTGTTCGCAATGATGAAAGCCCAAATATCGCCACCGGCTTGATGGTCATGGGCGCATGTTTAAATATCGTGCTCGATTATCTGCTGATTGTACAATTTAATATGGCCCTTCAAGGCGCAGCTATCGCCACTATCTCGGCCCAGATATCTGTGTCTATTTTAGGGATCGGCTACTTTATCTCATCAAAAACAGACTTTAAATTTAACGCCTCTGCATTCATTTTTAGTCCAAAGCTGGCCGGAAAGATCATGATTTTGGGCGCCTCCAGTTTTGTCATGTACCTGTATACCAGCTTCGTATTTGCGCTCCATAACCGCCTATTTATGGAGTATGGATCTTCATTAACGGTCGGGGCATTTGCAATTGTTGGTTATCTAATGGTGCTGTACTACTTTGTCGCAGAGGGACTCGGTGAAGGGATGCAGCCTCCAGTCAGTTTCTTTTTCGGCGCTAGGGAGCCAAAAAACATCAAACGTATGTTTCAGCTTGCCGCTAAGGTCTCAATCTCTGCGGGCCTGCTTTGGGTGCTGATTTTAAACCTGTTTCCCGAAGCCATTATCGGGCTGTTTAACAGTGAAGATAGAGCCTTGATGACAGAGACAATAGTCGGTATTCAACTGCATCTATTTGCAATGTTTCTCGATGGATTTGTGGTACTGGCGATCATGTATTTTATGGCCGTAAACCAAGGTGGAAGATCCCTGTGGATATCTGTTGGTAATATGGTGGTTCAACTCCCCTTCCTCTTTATCCTTCCGAAGGTATTTGGAATAAATGGAGTATGGTTGGCGATGCCAGTGTCCAACTTAGTGATTTTTGCCGTTGTCGCCCCTATGGTCTGGAGACATCTTAATTCAGCCATAGAGTCAGGTAGGGAGCTAAGTACTGCTTAA
- a CDS encoding VanZ family protein, with translation MFYKLTVSIALGFFAFILWAIYQANTGSSNLFFDLIQPLPYGDKLGHFGLFGLLTLLANLASRCRTLSIGRFKLYWGSTAVSLFVLIEELSQGLIPTRTLDMMDLAADGLGITLFSLLTYLIATNTRSQTAHEKT, from the coding sequence GTGTTCTATAAACTCACAGTAAGCATAGCATTAGGCTTTTTTGCCTTTATTCTATGGGCCATCTATCAAGCAAATACAGGAAGCAGTAATCTGTTTTTTGACCTTATCCAACCCCTCCCCTATGGCGACAAACTCGGCCACTTCGGATTATTTGGATTACTCACACTGCTTGCTAACTTAGCTTCCCGCTGTAGAACCCTTTCAATAGGAAGATTTAAGCTCTACTGGGGCAGCACAGCCGTTAGCCTGTTTGTTCTGATAGAGGAGCTAAGCCAAGGGCTAATCCCCACAAGAACATTAGATATGATGGACTTAGCCGCCGATGGACTTGGTATCACCCTCTTTAGCTTACTTACCTATTTAATCGCAACAAATACCAGAAGCCAGACAGCTCACGAGAAAACTTAA
- a CDS encoding class I SAM-dependent methyltransferase — protein sequence MTQVNQTKTSYGIFFNRHYPTIESACERWGLVYDANAEFELVFEDNILTLIKRDEPKLKGISVDFVSGAVAHRRKFGGGRGQSIAKAVGLKQGVNPSVVDGTAGLGRDAFVLASLGCNVTMVERHPVVAALLEDGLRRAYEDAEIGDWMRERMKLFHGSSIDSLADAAHSSNTEVDVVYLDPMYPHREKSALVKKEMRVFQSLVGADLDADGLLAPAMALASKRVVVKRPDYAEDLDGVKPSMVIATKKNRFDVYVRAAMTA from the coding sequence GTGACCCAAGTTAATCAAACTAAAACCAGTTATGGCATCTTCTTTAATCGCCATTATCCCACTATTGAGTCTGCCTGCGAGCGCTGGGGCCTTGTTTATGATGCCAATGCTGAGTTTGAACTGGTATTTGAAGATAATATTCTGACTCTTATAAAGCGAGATGAGCCTAAGTTGAAAGGGATCTCGGTCGATTTTGTGTCTGGTGCCGTGGCGCATAGACGCAAATTTGGTGGCGGTCGAGGTCAATCTATCGCGAAAGCGGTTGGGCTAAAACAGGGGGTTAATCCCAGTGTTGTCGATGGCACCGCAGGGCTTGGCCGCGATGCGTTCGTTTTGGCGAGCTTAGGGTGTAATGTCACTATGGTTGAGCGTCATCCTGTAGTGGCTGCACTGCTAGAAGATGGTCTGCGCCGCGCCTATGAAGATGCGGAAATTGGTGACTGGATGCGTGAGCGTATGAAGCTGTTTCACGGCTCGAGCATTGATTCACTAGCTGATGCAGCGCACTCATCAAATACAGAGGTGGACGTGGTCTATCTAGATCCCATGTATCCCCACCGTGAGAAATCTGCCTTAGTTAAAAAAGAGATGCGTGTGTTCCAATCATTAGTTGGTGCCGATCTTGATGCCGATGGTTTACTTGCCCCTGCAATGGCGCTAGCAAGTAAGCGAGTCGTCGTAAAACGTCCCGATTATGCTGAAGATTTAGATGGCGTTAAACCGAGCATGGTGATCGCCACTAAGAAAAACCGTTTCGATGTCTATGTACGGGCGGCGATGACGGCTTAA